From a single Microbacterium terrisoli genomic region:
- a CDS encoding putative FMN-dependent luciferase-like monooxygenase, with amino-acid sequence MSHLAHRQRLGFFTRVLEEAPAADRYRFAVEQIVAAERAGFDTAWVAQHHFHREEGGLPSPFVLLAYAAAYTERITLGTAIVALSLEDPLRVAEDAAVLARLSGGRFELGLGSGSTLSAFAPFGKDAAQRSQLYVENVRRLDDALSGARLTADDGALYPAAPELRTTIWEATFSAQGAARIGAAGHGLMLARSQPRTDGRQSLADVQAPLIEAYLSALPADAAPRVLASRSVFVTDDRVTARALAERGLERAANEARRAGADVASGSTADVLASLDVHVGTPAEVIDELRADDVLAAATDIVFQAHPVDPPHELVLRSIQLIAGEVAPGLGWRLGTRTPVVPPNAARRR; translated from the coding sequence ATGTCACACCTCGCCCACCGCCAGCGACTCGGGTTCTTCACCCGGGTGCTCGAAGAGGCGCCCGCTGCCGATCGGTACCGGTTCGCCGTCGAGCAGATCGTCGCTGCCGAGCGCGCGGGCTTCGACACTGCCTGGGTCGCGCAGCACCACTTCCATCGTGAGGAGGGCGGGCTGCCCTCGCCGTTCGTGCTGCTGGCCTACGCGGCGGCGTACACCGAGCGGATCACCCTGGGCACCGCCATCGTCGCATTGTCGCTGGAAGACCCGCTGCGGGTGGCGGAGGATGCCGCGGTGCTGGCGCGGCTGTCTGGCGGCCGGTTCGAACTGGGGCTGGGCAGCGGCAGCACGCTGAGCGCGTTCGCACCGTTCGGCAAGGATGCCGCACAGCGGTCGCAGTTGTATGTCGAGAACGTGCGCAGGCTCGACGACGCGCTGAGCGGTGCGCGATTGACCGCCGATGACGGCGCGCTGTATCCGGCGGCGCCGGAGCTGCGCACCACCATCTGGGAGGCGACGTTCTCGGCGCAGGGTGCGGCGCGCATCGGCGCTGCCGGGCACGGCCTGATGCTCGCTCGCTCGCAGCCGCGCACCGACGGGCGACAGAGCCTCGCCGACGTGCAGGCGCCCCTGATCGAGGCCTATCTGAGCGCGTTGCCGGCCGATGCGGCACCGCGGGTGCTCGCCTCGCGGAGTGTGTTCGTCACCGACGATCGCGTGACCGCGCGGGCCCTTGCCGAACGCGGGCTCGAGCGCGCGGCGAACGAGGCGCGCCGAGCCGGCGCCGACGTGGCGTCGGGGAGCACCGCCGATGTGCTCGCCTCACTCGACGTGCACGTGGGAACACCGGCCGAGGTCATCGATGAGCTGCGGGCCGACGATGTGCTGGCTGCCGCGACCGACATCGTGTTCCAGGCGCACCCGGTGGATCCGCCGCACGAACTCGTGCTGCGCTCGATCCAGCTGATCGCCGGCGAAGTCGCGCCGGGTCTTGGATGGAGGCTGGGCACGCGCACGCCGGTCGTCCCGCCGAACGCGGCGAGACGACGCTGA
- a CDS encoding histone-like nucleoid-structuring protein Lsr2, producing the protein MARKIVHQLVDDIDGTVLEPGEGQTVLFSLDGIAYEIDLTDANAASLREAFTAYVSAGRRVSGSRSTRRSSGGGAQDGRRRTGQRDYAPIRTWAKQNGYEISDRGRVPATVLDAYDAAH; encoded by the coding sequence ATGGCCAGAAAAATCGTGCATCAGTTGGTTGACGACATTGACGGAACCGTCCTCGAACCGGGTGAAGGGCAGACCGTTCTCTTCTCCCTCGACGGCATTGCTTACGAAATCGATCTGACCGATGCGAATGCCGCGTCATTGCGCGAGGCATTCACCGCATATGTGTCGGCGGGCCGCCGTGTGTCGGGCTCCCGCAGCACTCGCCGCAGCAGCGGCGGCGGCGCGCAGGACGGACGCCGACGCACCGGCCAGCGCGACTACGCGCCCATCCGCACCTGGGCGAAGCAGAACGGCTACGAGATCTCAGACCGCGGTCGCGTACCGGCCACGGTGCTCGACGCATACGACGCCGCCCACTGA
- a CDS encoding LuxR C-terminal-related transcriptional regulator, whose protein sequence is MRAAPADPDVDLIAHAVGELTARTRFPVAFGGMLQADGVHISAVAGARTHHLDALVVERGRGLGGRAVLETRPRLALDYRTAKGITHDYDGMVLGEGIATLFAVPIVVSGTPRGVLYCGSWGQAPVGEFAARPAFAIAEDVVTELRIRDEVARRLTRIAAPERQQTVSAATREELRDAYAQLRQIAASVQDDALRQRLTLVEQRLAALSIHDSPVELEITLSPRETDVLACAAVGSTNAQIGVALGLKEATVKSYLAAAMSKLDASTRHSAVAKARRAGILP, encoded by the coding sequence GTGCGTGCCGCCCCCGCTGACCCGGACGTCGATCTGATCGCGCACGCGGTCGGCGAATTGACCGCACGCACGCGTTTTCCCGTGGCGTTCGGCGGCATGCTGCAGGCCGACGGTGTGCACATCAGCGCCGTGGCGGGCGCCCGCACGCACCACCTCGACGCGCTCGTGGTCGAGCGCGGCCGTGGGCTCGGCGGTCGCGCAGTGCTCGAGACGCGTCCGCGGCTCGCGCTGGACTACCGGACCGCGAAAGGCATCACACACGACTACGACGGCATGGTGCTCGGCGAGGGCATCGCGACGCTGTTCGCCGTTCCGATCGTCGTCTCGGGCACCCCCCGGGGAGTGCTGTACTGCGGATCGTGGGGGCAGGCCCCCGTCGGCGAGTTCGCCGCCCGCCCCGCATTCGCGATCGCCGAGGACGTCGTCACCGAGCTGCGCATCCGCGACGAGGTCGCCCGCCGCCTCACACGCATCGCCGCACCCGAACGCCAGCAGACGGTGTCCGCGGCGACACGAGAAGAACTGCGCGACGCATACGCGCAATTGCGTCAGATCGCCGCGAGCGTCCAAGACGACGCGTTGCGGCAGCGCCTGACACTCGTCGAACAGCGGCTGGCGGCATTGTCGATCCACGACTCCCCCGTTGAACTCGAGATCACCCTTTCGCCGCGCGAGACCGATGTCCTCGCCTGCGCCGCGGTCGGCTCCACGAATGCGCAGATCGGTGTCGCGCTGGGCTTGAAAGAGGCGACGGTGAAATCGTATCTTGCGGCGGCCATGTCGAAATTGGATGCCTCGACCCGGCATTCCGCTGTCGCCAAAGCACGGCGCGCGGGAATTCTTCCCTGA
- a CDS encoding methylated-DNA--[protein]-cysteine S-methyltransferase, giving the protein MNHPTFTVHPTPVGDVFLTTTDAGLVCAQVLEGDDEQGVGEQLAELTRSLGETPGRDDAAADAARRQLDEYFDSRRRAFDLPLDWRLVGGFAREALQRVRDIPYGQTAGYGEVAVMAGIPRAARAVGNACARSPFSIVVPVHRVVHADGSIGGYGGRAEIKRFLLALERTAGE; this is encoded by the coding sequence ATGAACCACCCCACCTTCACGGTCCATCCCACTCCTGTCGGCGACGTGTTCCTGACCACGACCGATGCCGGCCTGGTATGCGCGCAGGTGCTGGAGGGTGACGACGAACAGGGCGTGGGCGAGCAGCTGGCCGAGCTGACCCGTTCTCTGGGCGAGACGCCGGGCCGCGATGACGCCGCGGCCGACGCCGCCCGCCGTCAGCTCGACGAGTATTTCGACAGCCGGCGCCGCGCGTTCGACCTGCCGCTGGACTGGCGCCTGGTAGGCGGGTTCGCGCGCGAGGCGCTGCAGCGCGTCCGCGACATCCCGTACGGCCAGACCGCCGGCTACGGCGAAGTGGCCGTGATGGCCGGCATTCCGCGGGCTGCGCGCGCCGTCGGCAACGCCTGTGCGCGCTCGCCGTTCTCGATCGTGGTGCCGGTGCACCGGGTCGTGCACGCGGACGGCTCGATCGGCGGGTACGGAGGTCGAGCTGAGATCAAGCGGTTCCTCCTCGCACTCGAGCGCACCGCCGGCGAGTAG